One window of the Anaeromyxobacter dehalogenans 2CP-C genome contains the following:
- a CDS encoding toxin-antitoxin system YwqK family antitoxin has product MTAGLACALSAALALLAGAPLDCPPGTEPRGAAPPEGFEAWCAGKDAYGNDRREGPARTWYDDGAPWTEGAYRDGERDGPFVEYHRNGRRAREGAYARGAKHGRWTVWYESGQVEETSGWRFGAQDGPFVSYWPGGARRAAGRHCGGAQCGRWTSYDEAGRELGAVDYGEQTHAP; this is encoded by the coding sequence GTGACGGCCGGGCTCGCCTGCGCGCTCTCGGCCGCGCTCGCGCTCCTCGCGGGCGCCCCGCTCGACTGTCCCCCCGGCACCGAGCCGCGCGGCGCGGCGCCGCCGGAGGGCTTCGAGGCGTGGTGCGCCGGCAAGGACGCGTACGGCAACGACCGCCGCGAGGGGCCGGCGCGCACCTGGTACGACGACGGCGCGCCCTGGACCGAGGGCGCGTACCGCGACGGCGAGCGCGACGGCCCGTTCGTCGAGTACCACCGCAACGGCCGGCGGGCCCGCGAGGGCGCCTACGCCCGCGGCGCGAAGCACGGGCGCTGGACCGTCTGGTACGAGTCCGGCCAGGTGGAGGAGACCTCCGGCTGGCGCTTCGGGGCGCAGGACGGCCCGTTCGTGTCGTACTGGCCGGGCGGCGCCCGGAGGGCGGCAGGGCGGCACTGCGGCGGGGCCCAGTGCGGGCGCTGGACCAGCTACGACGAGGCCGGACGCGAGCTGGGCGCGGTGGACTACGGCGAGCAGACGCACGCGCCGTGA